From one Eleginops maclovinus isolate JMC-PN-2008 ecotype Puerto Natales chromosome 7, JC_Emac_rtc_rv5, whole genome shotgun sequence genomic stretch:
- the myl1 gene encoding myosin light chain 1, skeletal muscle isoform: MAPKKDVKAPAAAKKAEPAKAAAPAPAPEPAPAPPAPAAVDLSAVKIEFGADQIDDYREAFGLFDRVGDNKVAFNQIADIMRALGQNPTNKEVAKLLGMPSAEDMTAKRVEFEGFLPMFQTVVNNPNKAGFEDYVEGLRVFDKEGNGTVMGAELRIVLSTLGEKMTEAEIDALMSGQEDENGCVNYEAFVKHIMSV, from the exons ATGGCACCCAAGAAGGACGTAAAGGCACCCGCCGCCGCCAAGAAGGCCGAACCTGCAAAGGCAGCTGCACCTGCACCAGCACCAGAGCCTGCCCCCGCACCTCCAGCACCTGCCGCTGTCGACCTGTCCGCCGTCAAG ATTGAATTTGGCGCAGACCAGATTGATG actaCAGGGAGGCATTTGGTCTGTTCGACAGGGTGGGTGACAACAAGGTTGCTTTCAACCAGATCGCTGACATCATGCGCGCCCTGGGACAGAACCCCACCAACAAGGAGGTCGCCAAGCTGCTGGGAATGCCCTCTGCTGAAG ACATGACCGCCAAGAGAGTAGAATTCGAGGGCTTCCTCCCCATGTTCCAGACCGTCGTCAACAACCCAAACAAGGCAGGATTTGAGGACTACGTTGAGGGTCTGCGCGTCTTTGACAAGGAGGGCAACGGAACAGTGATGGGTGCTGAGCTGCGTATTGTTCTGTCAACACTGG GAGAAAAGATGACTGAGGCTGAGATTGATGCTCTCATGTCAGGACAGGAGGACGAGAACGGTTGTGTCAACTACGAGG CCTTTGTCAAGCACATCATGTCTGTGTAA